From Pseudomonas sp. B21-028, one genomic window encodes:
- a CDS encoding DUF6124 family protein, with amino-acid sequence MAKITPNPPAADETASRVQSARNKKLDDAATRALDFYLKPTPEKETSDTHTLFIIAPDVDSECLLANLSENLASANAMISDLAFDLEGSRRHVALGIQQVIELSELLANRALDIAEVR; translated from the coding sequence ATGGCCAAAATTACACCGAATCCTCCAGCCGCAGACGAAACCGCATCACGCGTTCAGTCGGCCCGTAACAAAAAGCTCGATGACGCTGCTACGCGGGCTCTGGATTTCTATCTGAAACCCACGCCTGAGAAAGAAACGTCCGACACACACACCCTCTTCATCATCGCGCCTGATGTGGATTCTGAATGTTTGCTTGCCAATCTCAGTGAAAATCTGGCGTCAGCAAATGCCATGATCAGTGATTTGGCGTTTGACCTTGAGGGTTCTCGACGGCATGTTGCACTGGGGATTCAGCAGGTGATTGAGTTGAGTGAACTGCTGGCTAATCGGGCTTTGGATATTGCTGAGGTGAGATAA
- a CDS encoding bifunctional diguanylate cyclase/phosphodiesterase → MTTTEQLSALSSILTQSGLQSLFQPIVCLSERRILGYEALTRGPSNSPLHSPVALLSVARQAGRLSELELACRRSACQRFNEQKLPGKLFLNVSPESLLESAHQTGRTLQLLQDFGIPPSQVVIELTEQTPIDDFQLLQNALHHYRAMGFSIALDDLGAGYSSLRLWSELRPEYVKIDRHFIDGIHQDALKREFVGSILKIARTSRSQVIAEGIELPEELAVLMEMGVDLVQGYLLARPQEQPSRDAKALMPKQDSGAVPLSDEINDLSALLNEQPAMPHDTPTARVLEAFRRQANLNSLAVLDNQNHPCGIVHRHSLSDALLKPFATDLFARKPISRLMSDDFLAVELSQSLQQVSRLITSRARQRIEEDFIITLNGHYLGLGRVIDVLKLITELKIQQARYANPLTLLPGNVPIQQCLTRLLQQRQEAVICYVDIDSFKPFNDIYGYGRGDEVLLCLAQCLNERIDPSRDFVGHIGGDDFLLVLGPEDWRKRLNQLLGDFQTHCRRFYRPEHLDAGCFTALNRQGIRQEFALLSLSIGVVHLRSEACEELDASQLAELASQAKHHAKEVPGGSLYLVEAEPAKYVDALV, encoded by the coding sequence ATGACCACGACCGAACAGCTGAGTGCCTTGAGTTCAATCCTGACTCAAAGCGGTTTGCAGAGTCTGTTCCAACCGATCGTGTGCCTGTCCGAACGGCGCATCCTGGGCTACGAAGCCTTGACCCGCGGGCCGTCCAACAGCCCTCTGCATTCGCCCGTCGCCTTGCTCTCCGTGGCCCGCCAGGCCGGACGCCTCAGTGAACTGGAACTGGCCTGCCGCCGCAGCGCCTGCCAACGCTTCAACGAGCAGAAACTGCCAGGCAAGCTGTTTCTCAATGTCTCACCCGAGTCGCTGCTGGAATCGGCGCACCAGACCGGACGCACCCTGCAACTGCTGCAGGACTTTGGCATCCCGCCCAGCCAGGTGGTGATCGAGCTGACCGAACAGACCCCGATAGATGATTTCCAGCTCCTGCAAAACGCACTGCATCATTATCGGGCCATGGGTTTCTCCATCGCCTTGGACGACCTTGGCGCCGGTTATTCGAGCCTGCGGCTGTGGTCCGAATTGCGCCCCGAATATGTGAAGATCGACCGGCACTTCATCGACGGCATTCACCAGGATGCCCTCAAGCGCGAATTCGTCGGCTCGATCCTGAAGATCGCCCGGACGTCACGCTCCCAGGTGATTGCCGAGGGCATAGAACTGCCGGAAGAACTGGCGGTGTTGATGGAAATGGGCGTCGATCTGGTCCAGGGATACCTGCTCGCCCGCCCTCAGGAACAGCCGTCACGGGACGCCAAGGCGCTGATGCCCAAACAGGACAGCGGCGCGGTGCCGCTGAGCGATGAAATCAACGATCTCAGCGCCCTGCTCAACGAGCAACCGGCCATGCCCCACGACACCCCTACGGCACGGGTCCTGGAAGCCTTTCGGCGCCAGGCCAACCTCAACTCCCTGGCCGTGCTGGACAATCAGAACCACCCCTGCGGCATCGTCCACCGCCATTCACTCTCGGACGCCTTGCTCAAACCCTTCGCCACCGACCTGTTCGCCCGCAAACCCATCAGCCGCCTGATGAGCGATGATTTCCTGGCCGTGGAACTGAGCCAGTCGCTGCAGCAAGTCAGCCGCCTCATCACCAGCCGCGCCCGGCAACGCATCGAAGAAGACTTCATCATCACCCTCAATGGTCACTACCTGGGACTGGGACGGGTGATCGACGTGCTCAAGCTCATCACCGAACTGAAGATCCAACAGGCCCGCTACGCCAACCCGCTGACCCTGCTGCCAGGCAACGTACCGATCCAGCAATGTCTCACCCGTCTGCTGCAACAGCGGCAGGAAGCGGTGATCTGCTACGTCGACATCGACAGCTTCAAACCCTTCAACGACATCTATGGCTACGGCCGCGGCGACGAAGTCCTGCTGTGCCTGGCCCAATGCCTGAACGAACGCATAGACCCCAGCCGCGACTTCGTCGGCCACATCGGCGGCGACGACTTCCTGCTGGTCCTCGGCCCGGAAGACTGGCGCAAGCGTCTGAACCAACTGCTCGGCGACTTCCAGACCCATTGCCGCCGGTTCTATCGCCCTGAACATCTGGACGCGGGCTGTTTTACCGCGCTGAATCGGCAGGGTATCCGGCAGGAGTTTGCGTTGTTGTCGCTGTCGATTGGCGTAGTGCACCTGCGCTCAGAGGCCTGCGAGGAGCTGGATGCGAGCCAGTTGGCGGAACTGGCTTCGCAGGCTAAGCATCATGCGAAGGAAGTGCCTGGGGGGAGTTTGTATCTGGTTGAGGCTGAGCCTGCCAAGTATGTGGATGCGTTGGTTTGA
- a CDS encoding YkvA family protein, producing the protein MKAPWNFARFLPLAGRLLARGRLPTLLFAVARKGAREGGRLGKLKDDLRLLQALCLAYWRGEYRAVSAKSLLSVVAGLMYFLSPLDAIPDLLPMFGMIDDIAVLAWIMKTLDDELSAFRAWRDSQSPEKLARVERLPDTPRQLQLQEQKKP; encoded by the coding sequence ATGAAGGCACCGTGGAATTTTGCACGCTTTCTGCCTTTGGCGGGACGGCTGCTGGCGCGTGGCCGATTGCCGACGCTGTTGTTTGCCGTCGCCCGCAAAGGCGCCCGGGAGGGTGGGCGCCTGGGGAAACTCAAGGACGATCTGCGTTTGCTGCAGGCGTTGTGCCTGGCTTACTGGCGCGGTGAGTACCGGGCGGTCAGTGCCAAGTCGCTGCTGTCGGTGGTGGCGGGGCTCATGTATTTCCTCAGCCCCCTGGATGCGATTCCGGACCTGCTGCCGATGTTTGGCATGATCGATGATATCGCCGTGCTGGCGTGGATCATGAAAACCCTCGATGACGAGCTCAGTGCCTTCCGTGCCTGGCGTGATAGCCAATCTCCCGAAAAGCTCGCACGGGTCGAAAGACTCCCCGATACCCCTCGACAACTCCAGCTCCAGGAACAGAAAAAGCCCTGA
- a CDS encoding helix-turn-helix domain-containing protein, translated as MDIQIITRDGEPEYAVLPWEQYQSLLRAAGIHQAPPQEAKAQYAAAPDQILPGLDQLRSLREGKGIAIEALARTVGISPSYLAMIESGERQPDAAIRRSLAWELTVPGWREGS; from the coding sequence ATGGATATTCAGATAATCACACGCGACGGAGAGCCCGAGTACGCGGTTTTGCCGTGGGAGCAGTACCAGTCGTTGTTGAGGGCCGCAGGCATCCATCAAGCACCGCCGCAAGAGGCCAAGGCCCAATACGCGGCGGCACCGGACCAGATTCTTCCTGGCCTGGATCAATTACGCAGTTTGCGCGAAGGGAAGGGCATCGCCATCGAGGCGCTGGCCCGCACGGTAGGTATCAGCCCGTCTTATCTGGCCATGATCGAAAGCGGCGAGCGTCAGCCCGATGCTGCGATTCGGCGTAGTCTGGCCTGGGAATTGACGGTGCCGGGGTGGAGGGAAGGATCGTGA
- a CDS encoding cytochrome c, translating into MRLLSRIFLLLLVLVLVVVAVVLYYIANPRLPFYTPVEQVHYLDQWSAAERQTYYFTPQGTQVKGLRYEWFTALELPFSQQRFASPEYLARFGFLVDPAQKASQNNPGNLPVGFARHQNPGSTEQFLDITCAACHTGELRFKGQAIRIDGGSAQHVLPSSVPTLRGGSFGQALVASLASTYYNPWKFERFARQVLGQDYDDARHDALRKAFKDSLDTFLRVAWNDTHRGLYPTEEGPGRTDAFGRIANASFGDAISATNYRVADAPVDYPQLWDIWTFDWVQWNGSAQQPMARNVGEALGVGATLNFFDAQGKPLQGDARYPSSVRVRDLHTIEETLQLLKPPVWPEALLGSIDKPLAAKGRALFAENCAGCHVPEVVQGPDRPVQQLHMLPVKVIGTDPGTANNIADHRFDLTSLQWDPAELAKLDVQLHPAPAQPLDLGQVSVAKGLAYVTAFVENRAYRDAGVTPVERPAMDGFGLPIGVRELRAYKARPLVGVWATPPFLHNGSVPTIYQLLSPQDERATTFYKGSFEYDPRHLGYRTEAFTNGFLFDTRLTGNHNSGHEFRAGERGNGVIGRLLQPQERWALLEYLKVLGGPLESQL; encoded by the coding sequence GTGCGCCTCCTCTCTCGCATTTTCCTGCTGCTCCTCGTACTGGTACTGGTCGTCGTGGCCGTGGTGCTTTATTACATTGCCAATCCCCGGCTGCCGTTCTACACCCCCGTCGAACAGGTGCACTACCTGGACCAATGGAGCGCCGCCGAGCGCCAGACGTATTACTTCACACCCCAGGGGACGCAGGTCAAAGGCCTGCGCTACGAGTGGTTCACGGCTCTCGAACTGCCATTCTCGCAGCAGCGCTTCGCGTCGCCCGAATACCTGGCGCGCTTCGGCTTTCTGGTCGACCCGGCGCAGAAAGCCTCGCAGAACAATCCCGGCAACCTGCCGGTGGGTTTTGCGCGGCACCAGAACCCGGGCAGCACCGAGCAGTTCCTGGACATCACCTGCGCCGCCTGCCACACCGGCGAATTGCGCTTCAAGGGTCAGGCGATACGGATCGATGGCGGCTCGGCGCAACACGTCCTGCCCTCCAGCGTACCGACGTTGCGCGGTGGCAGCTTCGGACAAGCACTGGTCGCCAGCCTCGCCTCGACTTACTACAACCCCTGGAAATTCGAACGCTTCGCCCGCCAGGTCCTGGGCCAGGACTACGACGATGCCCGCCACGACGCGTTGCGCAAGGCATTCAAGGACTCTCTGGATACGTTCCTGCGGGTCGCCTGGAATGACACCCACCGCGGCCTCTATCCCACCGAAGAAGGACCGGGCCGCACCGACGCGTTTGGTCGCATCGCCAATGCCAGTTTCGGCGATGCCATTTCGGCGACGAATTACCGGGTCGCCGACGCCCCGGTGGATTACCCGCAGTTGTGGGACATCTGGACCTTTGACTGGGTGCAATGGAACGGCTCGGCCCAACAGCCGATGGCCCGCAACGTCGGTGAAGCGCTGGGTGTGGGCGCCACGCTGAATTTCTTCGATGCCCAGGGCAAGCCGTTGCAGGGCGATGCGCGCTACCCCTCCAGCGTACGCGTGCGCGATCTGCATACGATCGAAGAAACCCTGCAACTGCTCAAACCCCCGGTATGGCCGGAAGCGCTGCTGGGTTCGATCGATAAACCTCTTGCCGCCAAGGGCCGGGCGCTGTTCGCCGAAAACTGCGCCGGCTGCCATGTGCCTGAAGTCGTCCAGGGCCCTGACAGACCGGTCCAGCAATTGCACATGCTGCCGGTGAAGGTGATCGGCACCGATCCGGGCACGGCCAATAACATTGCCGACCACCGCTTCGATTTGACCAGCCTGCAATGGGACCCGGCCGAACTGGCCAAACTGGACGTGCAACTGCACCCTGCCCCCGCGCAACCGCTGGACCTGGGCCAGGTTTCGGTCGCCAAGGGACTGGCCTACGTCACGGCCTTCGTGGAGAACCGCGCTTACCGCGACGCCGGCGTCACTCCGGTCGAGCGGCCGGCCATGGATGGTTTCGGCCTGCCCATCGGCGTACGTGAACTGCGCGCCTACAAGGCCCGGCCGCTGGTCGGCGTCTGGGCCACGCCACCGTTCCTGCATAACGGCTCCGTGCCGACGATCTATCAGTTGCTGTCCCCTCAGGACGAACGAGCGACCACCTTCTATAAAGGCAGCTTCGAGTACGATCCCCGGCACCTGGGCTACCGCACCGAAGCCTTCACCAACGGATTCCTCTTCGACACCCGGCTCACCGGCAACCACAACAGCGGGCATGAGTTCCGCGCTGGCGAGCGGGGTAACGGGGTGATCGGTCGCCTGCTGCAACCGCAGGAACGCTGGGCATTGCTGGAGTACCTCAAGGTGCTGGGCGGGCCACTGGAGTCGCAACTGTGA
- a CDS encoding FKBP-type peptidyl-prolyl cis-trans isomerase encodes MKQHRLAAAVALVGLVLAGCDSQTSVELKTPAQKASYGIGLNMGKSLAQEGMDDLDSKAVAQGIEDAVGKKEQKLKDEELVEAFAALQKRAEERMAKMSEESAAAGKKFLEENGKKAGVTTTASGLQYEVVKKADGAQPKPTDVVTVHYTGKLTNGTVFDSSVERGSPIDLPVSGVIPGWVEGLQLMHVGEKYKLYIPSDLAYGAQSPSPAIPANSVLVFDLELLAIKDPAKEDAAK; translated from the coding sequence ATGAAACAGCATCGGTTGGCGGCGGCGGTTGCCCTGGTTGGCCTGGTACTCGCAGGTTGCGACTCGCAGACCAGCGTTGAGCTGAAAACCCCGGCGCAGAAAGCTTCCTACGGTATCGGCCTGAACATGGGCAAAAGCCTGGCTCAGGAAGGTATGGACGACCTGGACTCCAAAGCGGTCGCCCAAGGCATCGAAGATGCCGTCGGCAAGAAAGAACAGAAGCTGAAAGACGAAGAACTGGTTGAAGCCTTTGCCGCACTGCAAAAGCGTGCCGAAGAGCGCATGGCCAAGATGAGTGAAGAGTCGGCGGCCGCCGGCAAGAAATTCCTCGAGGAAAACGGCAAGAAGGCTGGCGTGACCACTACCGCCTCCGGTTTGCAGTACGAAGTGGTCAAGAAAGCTGACGGCGCGCAACCCAAGCCGACCGACGTCGTGACTGTCCACTACACCGGCAAGCTGACCAATGGCACCGTGTTCGACAGTTCCGTGGAACGCGGCAGCCCGATCGACCTGCCGGTCAGCGGCGTGATCCCGGGCTGGGTTGAAGGTCTGCAACTGATGCATGTCGGCGAGAAGTACAAGCTGTACATCCCGAGCGACCTGGCCTACGGTGCCCAGAGCCCGAGCCCTGCGATCCCTGCCAACTCGGTTCTGGTCTTCGACCTGGAACTGCTGGCGATCAAGGATCCGGCAAAAGAAGACGCAGCCAAGTAA
- a CDS encoding RHS repeat protein produces MDQAHRIELELDSFKDTLSLYREQLGRWYSRAAERASQAADLPSLMGMERLIRFGDSTTAVSSGDDDFLSTVVQCPQGGVMTIESKLESVYDIPLGDIVVDVVAVDSGEITPVTLDAQGLGVFRGDAGKFYRVHVQGEVSPAQINKLFSSYDGLTTELTDWLRGEWQGFKPQWEQQSLATSAAAVGNGLLAGSWAAIEGVWDSLNLLSDILKDPGQFVERLGDSADQLAKLAQAAPQVMAKLQLLASDEAALCLLVRTASLWLEMLPPSELAGETTEALSTVVVQLLLDLLIGVVLTFAGAGAGIAYLAMRLARHGASLMNAVQRFVSAIFAVVNGFMGYVDRYKAVAARGIAAGVKKGRMQLRWDAQRNTTLKKDEPHDDAPAQSKNPNGDSADSAALTRTDGCPVSMVTGEELLTLDDGTLDGRLPFIFTRLYRSSAAEQDVGLGRGWSHALAHRLLLEGEQVIWIDQENRRTTFPLPNAQRPAIHNSLARAAIYLGSEPDELIIAQPGENAPFLHFRDGYLTALSDRYDNRLTLQRNIHGDICRLDNGAGRCLQLRYEQRHLIALDYQSFHPALTLDEAWRTEQTLATYRYDARSRLIEATNAAGESERYDYDDAHVILQRQLAGGASFFWEWQGTGQAARCVRHWASFAQMDTRYSWGEDGSVTVRHLDGSEETYVHDDRARLVRKVEPDGGEHLKAYDAQGRLIAEQDPLGAVTEYHYDEVGRLVALIPPEDVPTSYEYRNGFLHARARGKAVWIYRRNDRGEVIEAIDPDQQRTRYAYDAHGQLLSIHYPDASEHRFTWNRLGQLTEETLPDASQWVFAYDVLGRLLSRQDEHGGVTHYQWDAVGRLLQTTLPSGTTRAWTYNAYGKVTAERDEQGRVTRYEYTDDLHLVSRRINPDGSTLHYRYDSAQLLLTEIENESGEKYQLDYTPSGLIRQQVGFDGQRTAYAYDLNGHLLEKTEFGADGSQLVTAYQRDAAGRLRRKTLPDGQTIQYRYDGLGRLVDVDDGSDHPLAFEYDAQDRLITEHQGWGTLRYGYDACGRLNHLRLPDNSQLDYHHAPGGALTAIDLNGARLTEHQLRGGREHQRRQGLLLSRYEHDEQGRLKAHTVQQNQQTLFWRDYAYSPKGNLAALSDSRRGRREYQYDPLDRLTRIDHSHTDPTEHFAHDPAGNLLMQDRPGPTQLKGNRLLMEGDRHYDYDAFGNLIRERRGKARALVTEYRYDSQHRLIGLTTADGRETSYRYDAFGRRISKTVAGLTTEFFWQGDQLVAESSRQHHRSYLYEPGTFRPLALLDGKGLNACPFYYHLDHLGTPQELTNYGGQIVWSARYNGYGKAHGIEHGGGEQLEQPLRFQGQYFDPESGLHYNRHRYYNPETGRYLTPDPSKLAGGLNGYRYTLNPTGWVDPLGLVDCPGKGGCKAAVGEQDPAGKAQVDEGEPPLPKPTAAELAEKEVRRLDKEQGMHMVGKHSPAVSDQVWKQRSIDGTDPITGKTPWHRKGNPSSRFYSWELQLKAYKLAIRKKNDGHELMTDKSGSKYLRLDFPGAGEGYIPNAKNPSDPKLVKMDRIEMKFDRDTEIPFTLYPIK; encoded by the coding sequence ATGGATCAGGCGCACCGTATCGAGTTGGAGCTCGACAGTTTCAAAGACACCCTTTCTCTCTATCGCGAGCAACTGGGGCGCTGGTACAGCCGTGCGGCGGAGCGGGCCAGCCAGGCGGCCGACCTGCCTTCGTTGATGGGCATGGAGCGGCTGATCCGCTTCGGTGACAGCACCACCGCCGTCAGCAGCGGCGACGACGACTTTCTCTCCACTGTCGTCCAGTGCCCCCAAGGCGGGGTGATGACGATCGAGAGCAAGCTCGAATCGGTGTACGACATTCCGCTGGGCGACATCGTGGTGGATGTGGTGGCGGTGGACAGCGGCGAGATCACGCCGGTCACCCTGGATGCCCAGGGGCTGGGAGTCTTCAGGGGGGATGCGGGGAAGTTCTATCGGGTCCATGTCCAGGGCGAGGTCTCGCCCGCCCAGATCAATAAACTGTTTTCCTCCTACGATGGCTTGACCACGGAGCTGACAGACTGGCTGCGCGGCGAGTGGCAGGGGTTCAAGCCGCAGTGGGAGCAGCAATCCCTGGCGACCTCGGCAGCCGCGGTGGGCAACGGCTTGCTCGCCGGCAGTTGGGCGGCAATCGAAGGGGTGTGGGACAGTCTCAATCTGCTCTCGGACATCCTCAAGGATCCCGGGCAGTTCGTTGAGCGCCTGGGCGACAGCGCCGATCAGTTGGCGAAACTGGCGCAGGCAGCACCGCAAGTGATGGCGAAACTGCAGTTGCTGGCCAGTGACGAAGCGGCGCTGTGCCTGCTGGTTCGCACCGCCAGTCTCTGGCTGGAGATGCTGCCACCCAGTGAGCTCGCCGGCGAAACGACCGAAGCACTTTCGACGGTGGTGGTGCAGTTGCTGCTCGACCTGCTGATCGGCGTGGTGCTGACCTTCGCCGGGGCGGGGGCCGGCATCGCTTATCTGGCGATGCGTCTGGCCAGGCACGGCGCAAGCCTGATGAATGCCGTACAGCGTTTCGTCAGCGCGATCTTTGCCGTCGTCAACGGTTTCATGGGCTACGTCGACCGCTACAAGGCCGTGGCGGCGCGGGGTATCGCGGCCGGAGTAAAAAAAGGTCGGATGCAACTGCGCTGGGATGCGCAACGCAACACCACGCTGAAAAAAGACGAGCCCCACGACGACGCCCCGGCCCAATCGAAAAACCCCAACGGCGACAGCGCCGACAGCGCGGCCCTGACCCGCACCGACGGCTGCCCGGTGTCGATGGTCACCGGCGAAGAACTGCTGACCCTGGACGACGGCACGCTCGATGGCCGACTGCCGTTCATCTTCACCCGCCTGTACCGCAGCAGCGCGGCGGAGCAGGACGTGGGGCTGGGACGCGGCTGGAGCCATGCCCTGGCACACCGCTTGTTGCTTGAGGGTGAGCAGGTCATCTGGATCGACCAGGAAAACCGCCGCACGACCTTTCCACTGCCCAACGCCCAGCGCCCGGCGATCCACAACAGCCTGGCCCGGGCGGCGATCTACCTGGGCAGCGAGCCGGATGAACTGATCATCGCCCAACCCGGCGAAAACGCACCTTTCCTACACTTTCGCGACGGTTATCTCACCGCCCTCAGCGACCGCTACGACAACCGCCTGACCCTCCAGCGCAACATCCATGGCGACATCTGCCGCCTGGACAACGGTGCCGGGCGCTGCCTGCAGTTGCGCTACGAACAGCGCCACCTCATCGCCCTCGACTACCAGAGCTTCCACCCGGCGCTGACCCTGGACGAAGCCTGGCGCACCGAACAGACCCTGGCGACCTACCGCTACGACGCACGCTCACGGCTGATCGAAGCGACCAACGCGGCCGGCGAAAGCGAGCGCTACGACTACGACGATGCGCACGTCATCCTCCAGCGGCAACTGGCCGGCGGGGCGAGTTTCTTCTGGGAGTGGCAAGGCACCGGACAGGCGGCCCGCTGCGTGCGGCACTGGGCCTCGTTCGCGCAGATGGACACGCGCTATAGCTGGGGCGAGGACGGCAGCGTCACGGTCCGCCACCTCGACGGCAGCGAAGAGACGTATGTTCACGACGACCGTGCGCGGCTGGTGCGCAAGGTCGAGCCCGACGGCGGCGAACACCTCAAGGCCTACGACGCACAGGGCCGGCTGATTGCCGAACAGGACCCGTTGGGCGCCGTCACCGAATACCACTACGACGAAGTCGGACGGCTGGTGGCGCTGATTCCCCCCGAAGACGTGCCCACGTCCTACGAATACCGCAACGGTTTCCTGCACGCCCGCGCCCGTGGCAAGGCCGTCTGGATCTACCGGCGCAACGACCGCGGCGAGGTGATCGAGGCCATCGACCCGGATCAACAACGCACCCGCTATGCCTACGACGCCCACGGGCAGTTGCTGTCGATCCACTACCCGGACGCCAGCGAACACCGCTTCACCTGGAACCGGCTCGGCCAACTGACGGAAGAAACCCTGCCTGACGCCAGCCAGTGGGTTTTTGCCTACGACGTCCTGGGGCGCTTGCTGAGCCGCCAGGATGAACACGGCGGGGTGACCCACTACCAATGGGACGCCGTGGGCCGGCTGCTGCAGACCACCTTGCCCAGCGGCACCACCCGCGCCTGGACCTACAACGCCTACGGCAAGGTCACCGCCGAGCGCGACGAACAGGGCCGTGTCACCCGCTACGAATACACCGACGACCTGCACCTGGTCAGCCGCCGCATCAATCCCGACGGCAGCACGCTGCACTACCGCTACGACTCGGCGCAGCTGCTGCTGACCGAGATCGAGAACGAGTCCGGCGAAAAATATCAGCTGGACTACACCCCCAGCGGCTTGATCCGACAGCAAGTCGGCTTCGACGGCCAACGCACCGCCTATGCCTACGACCTCAATGGGCACCTGCTGGAGAAAACCGAGTTCGGTGCCGACGGCAGCCAGCTTGTCACCGCCTACCAGCGTGACGCGGCCGGACGGCTACGGCGCAAGACCCTGCCCGACGGCCAGACGATCCAGTACCGCTACGACGGGCTGGGCCGGCTGGTCGATGTCGATGACGGCAGCGACCATCCGCTGGCCTTCGAGTACGACGCTCAGGACCGGCTGATCACCGAGCACCAGGGCTGGGGCACTCTGCGCTATGGCTACGACGCCTGCGGGCGGCTCAACCACCTGCGCCTGCCGGACAACAGCCAGCTCGACTACCACCACGCCCCGGGCGGCGCACTGACCGCCATCGACCTCAACGGCGCCCGCCTCACCGAACACCAGCTGCGTGGCGGCCGCGAACACCAGCGCCGACAGGGCCTGCTGCTCAGCCGGTACGAACATGACGAACAGGGCCGGCTCAAGGCCCACACCGTGCAGCAGAACCAGCAGACCCTGTTCTGGCGCGATTATGCCTACAGCCCCAAGGGCAACCTCGCCGCGCTTTCCGACAGCCGTCGAGGACGGCGCGAGTACCAGTACGACCCGCTCGACCGGCTGACCCGGATCGACCATTCCCACACCGATCCCACGGAACACTTCGCCCACGACCCGGCCGGCAACCTGCTGATGCAGGACCGACCCGGCCCGACCCAGCTCAAGGGCAATCGCCTGCTGATGGAGGGCGACCGCCACTATGACTACGACGCCTTCGGCAACCTGATCCGCGAACGCCGCGGCAAGGCCCGGGCCCTCGTCACCGAATACCGCTACGACAGCCAGCACCGCCTGATCGGCCTCACCACGGCGGACGGCCGAGAAACGTCCTACCGCTACGACGCCTTCGGCCGACGCATCAGCAAGACCGTGGCCGGCCTGACCACCGAGTTCTTCTGGCAGGGCGACCAGCTCGTCGCCGAAAGCAGCCGCCAGCACCACCGCAGCTACCTCTACGAACCGGGCACGTTCCGGCCGCTGGCACTGCTCGACGGCAAAGGCCTCAATGCCTGCCCGTTCTACTACCACCTCGACCACCTGGGCACGCCCCAGGAGCTGACCAACTACGGCGGCCAGATCGTCTGGTCGGCGCGCTATAACGGCTACGGCAAAGCCCACGGGATAGAACACGGCGGCGGCGAACAACTGGAACAACCGCTGCGCTTCCAGGGCCAATACTTCGACCCGGAAAGCGGCCTGCACTACAACCGACACCGCTACTACAATCCGGAAACGGGGCGCTACCTGACGCCTGATCCGAGCAAGTTGGCGGGTGGGCTCAATGGGTATCGGTACACCCTGAACCCGACGGGGTGGGTGGATCCGTTGGGGTTGGTAGATTGTCCGGGGAAGGGCGGGTGCAAGGCGGCGGTTGGGGAGCAGGATCCGGCGGGTAAGGCTCAGGTGGATGAGGGTGAGCCGCCACTGCCTAAGCCAACTGCCGCAGAGCTGGCAGAAAAAGAGGTCAGGCGTTTAGATAAAGAACAAGGCATGCATATGGTTGGTAAGCATAGCCCCGCAGTTTCAGATCAGGTATGGAAGCAACGATCAATTGACGGTACAGATCCCATTACCGGCAAGACCCCTTGGCATAGGAAAGGGAATCCAAGTTCAAGGTTCTACAGTTGGGAGTTACAGCTGAAAGCCTATAAATTAGCAATTAGAAAAAAGAATGATGGTCACGAGCTAATGACGGATAAAAGCGGAAGCAAATACCTGCGGTTGGACTTTCCTGGCGCGGGGGAAGGTTATATTCCAAATGCTAAAAATCCAAGTGATCCAAAATTGGTTAAAATGGATCGAATAGAAATGAAGTTTGATCGAGATACTGAAATTCCATTTACCCTGTATCCAATTAAATAG